One segment of Halococcus salsus DNA contains the following:
- a CDS encoding NAD(P)/FAD-dependent oxidoreductase — MNVIVVSGGLAGLVAARHLAAGGLDVELIERHDTAGGRVRSRTVDGYTLDRGFQVLFTAYPGVRRELDLASLDLRAFTPGATLARPGSTRPLADPRRDPRSLPATVAAPDATLGDKLRVVRLWRALADRRESEAFAGPDQSVADYLDEWGFSERFVESFFAPFYGGITLDRDLSTSAAVFEYTFRMLAAGDIAVPANGMGAVTTQLADGARAAGVNLSLGTTVESVEATDDGARVELGTETREADAVVVATDPPAARDLTGVESIPTDARGCVTQYLSYPSDQRLPTGGKLLLNAAGDEPNHVAPLSNVAPEYAPSGRDLLSATFLGTSDESDDALANRVRRALASWYPDRRFDLSPVATDRIEFAQFAQPPGFYRGLPAADAPDGPVFLAGDYTDWSSIHGAITSGRTAARTVLDL; from the coding sequence ATGAACGTCATCGTGGTCAGCGGCGGGCTCGCGGGGTTGGTGGCGGCGCGCCACCTCGCGGCCGGCGGGCTGGACGTCGAACTCATCGAGCGCCACGACACCGCCGGTGGGCGGGTCCGAAGCCGCACCGTGGACGGCTACACCCTCGACCGCGGGTTCCAGGTGTTGTTCACCGCCTATCCCGGGGTGCGACGCGAACTCGACCTCGCATCCCTCGACCTCCGGGCGTTCACCCCCGGCGCGACGCTCGCGCGTCCCGGCTCCACGCGCCCCCTCGCGGATCCTCGGCGCGACCCGCGGTCGCTCCCCGCGACCGTGGCGGCTCCCGACGCGACCCTCGGCGACAAACTCCGCGTCGTCCGACTCTGGCGTGCGCTCGCCGACCGCCGGGAGAGCGAGGCGTTCGCCGGTCCGGACCAGTCAGTCGCCGACTACCTCGACGAGTGGGGCTTCTCGGAGCGGTTCGTCGAGTCGTTCTTCGCGCCCTTCTACGGCGGCATCACGCTCGACCGCGACCTCTCGACCTCGGCGGCGGTGTTCGAGTACACCTTCCGGATGCTCGCGGCGGGCGACATCGCGGTACCCGCGAACGGGATGGGCGCGGTCACGACCCAGCTCGCCGACGGCGCACGGGCCGCTGGTGTGAACCTCTCCCTCGGGACGACCGTCGAATCGGTCGAGGCCACCGACGACGGTGCGCGGGTCGAGCTCGGGACCGAAACCCGCGAGGCCGACGCGGTCGTGGTCGCCACCGACCCGCCGGCGGCTCGCGACCTCACCGGTGTCGAGTCGATTCCCACCGACGCGCGCGGCTGTGTGACCCAGTACCTCTCGTATCCCTCGGACCAGCGGCTCCCCACCGGCGGAAAGCTCCTGCTCAACGCCGCCGGCGACGAACCGAACCACGTCGCTCCGCTCTCGAACGTGGCCCCCGAGTACGCACCCTCGGGTCGGGACCTCCTCAGCGCGACGTTCCTCGGGACGTCCGATGAAAGCGACGACGCCCTCGCGAACCGCGTCCGCCGGGCGCTCGCGTCGTGGTACCCCGACCGTCGCTTCGACCTCTCGCCGGTCGCCACCGATAGGATCGAGTTCGCGCAGTTCGCCCAGCCGCCGGGGTTCTATCGGGGGCTTCCAGCGGCCGACGCGCCCGATGGCCCGGTCTTCCTCGCGGGTGACTACACCGACTGGTCGTCGATCCACGGCGCGATAACGAGCGGGCGGACCGCGGCGCGTACGGTACTCGATCTCTAA
- a CDS encoding nitroreductase family protein, with protein sequence MERSETTATPDESTVDDLRPEVEAHRDPSYDVDPLFVNRWSPRAMTGEPVAEADLMALFEAARWAPSSYNNQHWRFVYAARDDEAWDDFLALVNDHNQEWAADAGALVVILSKTTFDHNGAPVASHSFDAGAAWENFALEGSRRGLAVHAMGGFDHEAAADRFDLDEEYDVEVMVAVGIHDDSDDADEHPNDRKPLDEVVFEGDFTPDAD encoded by the coding sequence ATGGAGCGAAGCGAAACCACGGCGACACCCGACGAGTCGACCGTTGACGACCTTCGCCCGGAAGTCGAGGCACACCGCGACCCGAGCTACGACGTGGACCCGCTGTTCGTCAACCGGTGGTCGCCGCGCGCGATGACCGGCGAACCGGTCGCGGAGGCCGACCTCATGGCCCTCTTCGAGGCCGCGCGGTGGGCCCCCTCCTCGTACAACAACCAGCACTGGCGGTTCGTCTACGCCGCCCGCGACGACGAGGCCTGGGACGACTTCCTGGCGCTCGTGAACGACCACAACCAGGAGTGGGCGGCCGACGCGGGCGCGCTCGTGGTGATCCTCTCGAAGACCACCTTCGACCACAACGGCGCGCCGGTCGCGAGTCACTCCTTCGACGCCGGTGCCGCCTGGGAGAACTTCGCGCTCGAAGGCTCGCGCCGCGGGCTCGCGGTCCACGCGATGGGCGGGTTCGACCACGAGGCCGCCGCCGACCGCTTCGACCTCGACGAGGAGTACGACGTGGAAGTGATGGTCGCCGTCGGTATCCACGACGATTCGGACGACGCGGACGAACACCCGAACGACCGGAAACCGCTGGACGAAGTCGTCTTCGAGGGCGATTTCACACCCGATGCGGACTGA
- the gatE gene encoding Glu-tRNA(Gln) amidotransferase subunit GatE codes for MSTSPFDYDELGLVAGLEIHQQLDTDSKLFCGCPTDRREPEESTHTFERFLHPTSSELGEVDVAALEEAAAEREFEYLGFDSTCLVEADEEPPGRLDDEAVEVVLEIAALLDMNPVDQAHVMRKIVVDGSNTSGFQRSALVAGDGAISTDDGPVSIVDMELEEESAARVEETDSGVRYALDRLGIPLVEIGTGPDIRSPEQAKEAAQRIGMLLRSTGKVKRGLGTIRQDVNVSIADGARVELKGVQRLDDIDDIVENEVRRQVELVAVRDELESRNAGVSDPVDVTEVFADTDSGVVGGALSGDGRAMAVRLDGFDGLVGRELQDDRRLGTEFADHAKHHGVGGIFHTDELPAYGVTGEEVTALEDAVDAGEEDAVAMVAADPRSATAAIDAVADRARTALSGVPEETRDVTPDGTSRYLRPLPGAARMYPETDVPPVELDFEGIETPELLTEKVERYQSELDLDPGLARQVAYGRRMPLFEAAVERGIDPTLAAGTVESTATELRRDGVPVDDVSDERFLDLFDLYREGEVTTEAIDDLLVVLAENPERSAAAAAEQEGLGSAGDDEVRQAVVEVVERNEEQVREQGMGAFSGLMGECMGALGGRAEGDEVSELLREEIGKRS; via the coding sequence ATGAGCACGTCGCCGTTCGACTACGACGAGCTGGGTCTCGTCGCCGGCCTCGAGATCCACCAGCAGCTCGACACCGACTCGAAGCTGTTCTGTGGCTGTCCGACCGACCGGCGCGAGCCAGAGGAATCCACCCACACCTTCGAACGTTTCCTCCACCCGACCAGCAGCGAGCTCGGCGAGGTCGACGTCGCGGCGCTCGAAGAGGCCGCCGCCGAACGTGAGTTCGAGTATCTGGGCTTCGATTCGACCTGCCTCGTGGAGGCCGACGAGGAACCGCCCGGCCGGCTCGACGACGAGGCGGTCGAGGTGGTCCTCGAGATCGCCGCCCTGCTCGACATGAATCCTGTAGACCAGGCCCACGTGATGCGGAAGATCGTCGTCGACGGCTCGAACACGTCGGGATTCCAGCGCTCGGCGCTCGTCGCGGGCGACGGCGCGATCAGCACGGACGACGGGCCGGTCTCGATCGTCGACATGGAACTCGAAGAGGAGAGCGCCGCGCGCGTCGAGGAGACCGACTCGGGCGTGCGCTACGCGCTCGATAGGTTGGGGATCCCGCTCGTCGAGATCGGCACGGGGCCCGACATCCGCTCGCCCGAGCAGGCAAAGGAGGCCGCCCAGCGGATCGGGATGCTCCTGCGCTCCACTGGAAAGGTCAAGCGCGGCCTCGGCACCATCCGCCAGGACGTCAACGTCTCGATCGCCGACGGCGCGCGGGTCGAGCTCAAGGGCGTCCAGCGCCTCGACGACATCGACGACATCGTCGAGAACGAGGTCCGCCGCCAGGTCGAACTCGTCGCGGTCCGCGACGAACTCGAAAGTCGAAACGCTGGCGTGAGCGACCCCGTCGACGTCACCGAGGTCTTCGCCGACACCGACAGCGGCGTGGTCGGCGGCGCGCTCTCGGGCGATGGCCGCGCGATGGCGGTCCGACTCGATGGTTTCGACGGGCTCGTCGGTCGCGAGCTCCAGGACGACCGTCGGCTCGGCACCGAGTTCGCCGACCACGCCAAACACCACGGCGTCGGCGGGATCTTCCACACCGACGAGCTCCCGGCCTACGGCGTGACGGGCGAGGAGGTCACAGCGCTCGAAGACGCGGTCGACGCGGGCGAGGAGGACGCCGTGGCGATGGTGGCCGCCGACCCCCGCAGCGCGACCGCGGCCATCGACGCCGTGGCCGACCGGGCGCGAACCGCGCTTTCGGGCGTCCCCGAGGAGACACGCGACGTCACACCCGACGGCACCTCGCGTTACCTCCGACCGCTCCCCGGCGCGGCCCGGATGTACCCCGAGACCGACGTGCCACCCGTCGAACTCGACTTCGAGGGTATCGAGACCCCGGAACTCCTCACCGAGAAGGTCGAGCGCTATCAGTCGGAACTCGACCTCGATCCCGGCCTCGCGCGTCAGGTCGCCTACGGCCGGCGGATGCCGCTGTTCGAGGCGGCCGTCGAGCGCGGTATCGACCCGACGCTCGCGGCGGGCACGGTGGAGAGCACCGCGACCGAACTCCGGCGCGACGGGGTCCCGGTCGACGACGTGAGCGACGAGCGGTTCCTCGATCTGTTCGACCTCTACCGGGAGGGCGAGGTCACGACGGAGGCCATCGACGACCTCCTCGTCGTGCTCGCCGAGAACCCTGAGCGCTCGGCCGCGGCGGCCGCGGAGCAGGAAGGACTCGGGAGCGCCGGTGACGACGAGGTCCGGCAGGCCGTCGTCGAAGTCGTCGAACGGAACGAAGAACAGGTGCGAGAACAGGGGATGGGCGCGTTCTCGGGACTCATGGGCGAGTGCATGGGCGCGCTCGGCGGTCGCGCGGAGGGCGACGAGGTGAGCGAGCTGTTGCGTGAGGAGATCGGGAAACGAAGCTGA
- a CDS encoding phosphatase PAP2 family protein: MVPAVPPAMAYTLLVATGSILALVGCAAVFLPDRRPVAFAKELVRTDWKYLGVAWLVTAGVNEVAHQFHAPGTFTWVIYEVEGSLVANVQTIANPALTAFFVAIYLIGLPTIVLFTYFKVKAHDEHESRRYALGYLTLVSLAVPFFIFVPVGIPSLYAPAEVRPLAFGVDPVITAGMFATDTMVKALPSLHTGLAALAVLYARKASRRYTVFATGLAATVVFSTFYLGIHWFVDAAFALVLVGVAYVISRRVDPERVLPVPDFFGLRPKVLSPDRETE, from the coding sequence ATGGTCCCTGCGGTTCCACCGGCGATGGCGTACACGCTGCTCGTCGCCACCGGGTCGATCCTCGCGCTCGTCGGCTGTGCGGCGGTGTTCCTCCCCGACCGCCGGCCGGTCGCGTTCGCCAAGGAGCTCGTGCGCACCGACTGGAAGTACCTCGGGGTCGCGTGGCTCGTGACGGCGGGCGTCAACGAGGTCGCCCACCAGTTCCACGCCCCGGGGACGTTCACCTGGGTCATCTACGAGGTCGAGGGCTCGCTGGTCGCGAACGTCCAGACCATCGCGAACCCGGCGCTCACGGCGTTCTTCGTCGCGATATACCTCATCGGGCTCCCGACCATCGTGCTCTTCACTTATTTCAAGGTGAAGGCCCACGACGAGCACGAATCCAGACGCTACGCCCTCGGCTACCTCACGCTCGTCTCGCTCGCAGTGCCCTTTTTCATCTTCGTCCCGGTCGGCATCCCGTCGCTCTACGCCCCCGCAGAGGTCAGACCGCTCGCGTTCGGGGTCGACCCGGTCATCACCGCGGGGATGTTCGCCACCGACACGATGGTGAAGGCGCTCCCGAGCCTCCACACCGGGCTCGCCGCGCTCGCGGTGCTCTACGCCAGGAAAGCGAGCCGGCGCTACACCGTCTTCGCCACCGGACTCGCCGCGACCGTCGTGTTCTCGACGTTCTACCTCGGCATCCACTGGTTCGTCGACGCCGCGTTCGCGCTCGTGCTCGTCGGCGTCGCCTACGTCATCTCCCGGCGGGTCGACCCCGAACGCGTACTTCCCGTCCCGGATTTCTTCGGCCTGCGCCCGAAGGTGTTGAGCCCCGACCGCGAGACGGAGTGA
- a CDS encoding J domain-containing protein, with amino-acid sequence MFHEVVGSQPEWVVTAGLGVAAFVAVACVFVAGARLFPDPPNRSRHVSGEEKRRREIRTYLGAVDQPFVEDHSLDGLQVDFYFPDHDVAVTFDPRTYYRLQRTPTTAVLVEHELPGSHLGARLPFDVPTLGGPVDDPTTAAFAVLGLPVEASLADVRAAYREKVKEAHPDHGGDRDEFRRVREAYTTAKEHAG; translated from the coding sequence GTGTTTCACGAGGTGGTCGGCTCGCAGCCCGAGTGGGTCGTCACCGCCGGCCTCGGCGTCGCGGCGTTCGTCGCGGTCGCCTGCGTGTTCGTCGCCGGCGCGCGGCTGTTCCCCGACCCGCCGAACCGCTCACGCCACGTGAGCGGCGAGGAGAAACGCCGTCGCGAGATCCGCACCTACCTCGGGGCCGTCGACCAGCCGTTCGTCGAGGACCACTCGCTCGACGGCCTACAGGTCGACTTCTACTTCCCCGACCACGACGTCGCGGTGACGTTCGACCCCCGAACGTACTACCGGCTCCAACGAACGCCGACCACCGCCGTGCTCGTCGAACACGAACTCCCCGGATCCCACCTCGGCGCGCGCTTGCCCTTCGACGTCCCCACGCTCGGCGGGCCGGTCGACGACCCCACGACCGCCGCCTTCGCCGTGCTGGGACTCCCGGTCGAGGCCAGCCTCGCGGACGTCAGAGCGGCCTACCGGGAGAAGGTGAAGGAGGCCCACCCCGACCACGGCGGCGACCGCGACGAGTTCCGCCGGGTTCGCGAGGCCTACACCACCGCGAAGGAACACGCCGGCTGA
- a CDS encoding bacterio-opsin activator domain-containing protein, which yields MSTIAEVSLPGAEFALHETLEAHPDVEFEIERMVAHETDRVMPFVWATSERVDRETLDEAMADDPSVDNVTRLAAYDGEWFYRMEWVTDIRVVLHVLLEQGATVLNASGRDDEWKLRILFPDRDSLSATYDYCTEEALTLTVNRIHELDGEHRDEYGLTETQHETLVAAVEAGYFDIPQKATLDELADEIGITHQALSERLHRGHKTLIENALIIGRMGR from the coding sequence ATGAGCACGATCGCCGAAGTCAGTCTCCCGGGGGCGGAGTTCGCCCTCCACGAAACGCTCGAAGCCCACCCGGACGTCGAGTTCGAGATCGAGCGTATGGTCGCCCACGAGACCGACCGCGTGATGCCGTTCGTCTGGGCCACCAGCGAGCGTGTCGACCGGGAGACCCTCGACGAGGCGATGGCCGACGACCCGAGCGTCGACAACGTGACGCGACTCGCCGCCTACGACGGGGAGTGGTTCTACCGGATGGAGTGGGTCACCGACATCCGGGTGGTGCTCCACGTCCTGCTCGAACAGGGGGCCACGGTCCTGAACGCCAGTGGCCGCGACGACGAGTGGAAGCTCCGGATCCTCTTCCCCGACCGCGACTCGCTCTCGGCGACCTACGACTACTGCACCGAGGAGGCGCTCACGCTCACGGTCAACCGGATCCACGAACTCGACGGCGAACACCGCGACGAGTACGGGCTCACCGAGACCCAACACGAGACCCTGGTCGCGGCCGTCGAGGCGGGCTACTTCGACATCCCACAGAAGGCGACCCTCGACGAGCTCGCCGACGAGATCGGCATCACCCACCAGGCGCTCTCCGAACGCCTCCACCGGGGCCACAAGACCCTGATCGAGAACGCGCTTATCATCGGTCGGATGGGACGGTGA
- a CDS encoding type IV pilin, whose product MNGIHKRFGEATRGVSPVIGVVLMVAVVVILAAVIGAFVLGLGGEQQTTPQASFSVQDGTLVMSGGDTLDGENIAVEGDGVASSSATGEITAGTEVAELSDTGAERVIYTGDGQSSVIWRTSLDGGGGE is encoded by the coding sequence ATGAACGGAATACACAAGCGGTTCGGCGAAGCGACGCGCGGTGTCAGTCCGGTGATCGGCGTCGTGTTGATGGTCGCGGTCGTGGTGATACTCGCGGCCGTTATCGGGGCGTTCGTGCTGGGGCTCGGCGGCGAGCAACAGACGACGCCACAGGCGAGTTTCAGCGTCCAAGACGGAACGCTGGTGATGAGCGGCGGCGACACGCTCGACGGCGAGAACATCGCGGTCGAGGGCGACGGCGTCGCCTCCTCCAGCGCCACCGGCGAGATCACGGCCGGCACCGAAGTCGCCGAACTGAGCGACACGGGTGCGGAGAGGGTGATCTACACCGGCGACGGCCAGTCCTCGGTCATCTGGCGAACCAGCCTCGACGGCGGTGGCGGCGAGTAA
- the mbhE gene encoding hydrogen gas-evolving membrane-bound hydrogenase subunit E, translated as MFSVALPTAVAGGVPTVVGRPGSGGIALTLAQTGTDPSSMALFAALGLPFLAALLAPLVYRALGERTAWFAALVALVSFGLVASQYGTQGPVTLPWIPTLGISLTLYLDGLSLLISLLASGVGVLIFTYSAGYMHDEPGKARYYATLLAFMGSMLGVALASDLIALFVFWELTSITSFGLVGHYRDSESAQSAARQALIVTVSGGLFMLVGFILLAYASEVAFGAPTFTLIGGPDSMIANAEAMRTALRNTGLFLPVLGLVALGAAAKSAQVPLHFWLPSAMEAPTPVSAFLHSATMVKAGVFLVGRTRPLLTGEEWMVLFASLGLLTMTVTAIRALGATDIKELLAYSTASHLGLITAGFGFTNQLGAETGAFHILNHALFKATLFLVAGIIAHEAGTRALDELGGLRHDLPLVGVITAIAALGMAGVPPFNGFYSKELLYEAAYETAHELGGLAWAFPVVAVVGSVFTFLYSIRFLWLFMGEKPDSLGAVHSPSYALVAPPAVLAGLAMVVGIDPQLAVDTIVQSAFASTVAGEAHSMSVYLPTYLSPAVAMSAVTIAAGIALSPFYDRLADGVRRLSQGPATATWWYDGAVVGLERVSAVSLPRLQTGRFRTAAVWLLGSTVLLVLAGYVAAGVSLPAFTGLSVTAPVVVILAVAVLAAAAIGIAPSHIAGVLTLSILGFMVALFFVLSSAPDLALTQLVVETLVLVIFLLVLDKLPAFYGEATRSNVVRDVVLAAGVGLTVCLTVLVATAPSPDTIAGFFVETAPLPEGGGGGNIVNVILVDFRALDTLGEISVVAMAAISVVTLIAMRGRGESS; from the coding sequence GTGTTCTCCGTGGCGCTCCCGACGGCGGTCGCCGGTGGTGTTCCGACGGTGGTCGGGCGTCCCGGATCCGGTGGCATCGCACTCACGCTGGCCCAGACGGGGACGGATCCCAGTAGCATGGCGCTGTTCGCGGCGCTCGGGCTCCCGTTCCTCGCCGCGCTCCTCGCGCCGCTCGTCTACCGTGCGCTCGGCGAGCGGACGGCGTGGTTCGCCGCGCTGGTCGCGCTGGTCTCCTTTGGACTGGTCGCGAGCCAGTACGGCACCCAGGGACCCGTCACGCTCCCGTGGATCCCGACGCTCGGGATCTCGCTCACGCTCTACCTCGACGGTCTTTCCCTCCTGATCTCGCTGCTCGCGAGCGGCGTCGGCGTTCTGATCTTCACCTACTCGGCGGGCTACATGCACGACGAACCCGGCAAAGCCCGCTACTACGCCACCCTGCTCGCGTTCATGGGCTCGATGCTCGGCGTCGCGCTCGCCTCCGACCTCATCGCGCTGTTCGTCTTCTGGGAACTCACCTCGATCACCTCCTTCGGCCTCGTCGGCCACTACCGCGACTCCGAGAGCGCCCAGTCCGCAGCCCGCCAGGCGCTCATCGTCACGGTCTCGGGTGGGCTCTTCATGCTCGTCGGCTTCATCCTGCTCGCGTACGCCTCCGAGGTCGCCTTCGGCGCTCCCACCTTCACCCTCATCGGCGGCCCGGACTCGATGATCGCGAACGCCGAGGCGATGCGGACCGCCCTCCGCAATACGGGACTGTTCCTCCCGGTGCTCGGGCTCGTCGCGCTCGGTGCGGCCGCCAAATCCGCCCAGGTCCCGCTCCACTTCTGGCTCCCGAGCGCGATGGAGGCTCCAACCCCAGTCTCGGCCTTCCTCCACTCCGCGACGATGGTGAAGGCCGGTGTCTTCCTCGTCGGCCGGACCCGCCCGCTGCTCACCGGCGAGGAGTGGATGGTGCTCTTCGCGAGCCTCGGCCTGCTCACCATGACCGTCACCGCGATCCGCGCGCTCGGCGCGACCGACATCAAGGAGCTCCTCGCCTACTCGACGGCCTCCCACCTCGGGCTGATCACCGCCGGCTTCGGCTTTACGAACCAGCTCGGGGCCGAGACCGGTGCGTTCCACATCCTGAATCACGCGCTGTTCAAGGCCACCCTCTTCCTCGTCGCCGGGATCATCGCCCACGAGGCGGGGACCCGCGCGCTCGACGAGCTCGGCGGCCTCCGGCACGACCTCCCGCTGGTCGGCGTGATCACCGCCATCGCGGCGCTCGGGATGGCCGGCGTCCCGCCGTTCAACGGCTTCTACTCCAAGGAACTCCTCTACGAGGCGGCCTACGAGACCGCCCACGAACTCGGCGGGCTCGCGTGGGCCTTCCCGGTGGTCGCCGTCGTCGGCAGCGTCTTCACCTTCCTCTACTCCATTCGCTTCCTCTGGCTGTTCATGGGCGAGAAGCCCGATTCGCTCGGTGCGGTTCACTCGCCCTCCTACGCGCTGGTCGCGCCGCCGGCCGTCCTCGCCGGGCTCGCGATGGTCGTCGGGATCGACCCCCAGCTCGCCGTCGACACCATCGTCCAGTCGGCCTTCGCGAGCACCGTCGCGGGCGAGGCCCACTCGATGAGCGTCTACCTCCCGACCTACCTCTCGCCGGCGGTCGCGATGAGCGCGGTCACCATCGCCGCGGGGATCGCCCTCTCGCCGTTCTACGACCGCCTCGCCGACGGCGTCCGGCGGCTCTCGCAGGGGCCGGCGACCGCGACGTGGTGGTACGACGGTGCGGTCGTCGGGCTCGAACGCGTGAGCGCGGTCTCGCTCCCGCGCCTCCAGACGGGGCGGTTCAGAACCGCCGCGGTGTGGCTGCTCGGGTCGACGGTGCTCCTCGTGCTCGCGGGCTACGTCGCGGCCGGGGTCTCGCTCCCCGCCTTCACCGGCCTCTCGGTCACGGCTCCCGTGGTGGTCATCCTCGCGGTGGCGGTGCTCGCGGCGGCGGCGATCGGCATCGCCCCCTCGCACATCGCGGGCGTGCTCACGCTCTCCATCCTCGGGTTCATGGTGGCGCTCTTCTTCGTGCTGTCGAGCGCGCCGGACCTCGCGCTCACCCAGTTGGTGGTCGAGACCCTCGTGCTGGTGATATTCCTCCTCGTGCTCGACAAGCTCCCGGCGTTCTACGGCGAGGCGACCCGAAGCAACGTGGTCCGCGACGTGGTGCTCGCCGCCGGCGTCGGGCTCACGGTCTGTCTCACGGTGCTGGTGGCGACCGCGCCGAGCCCCGATACGATCGCGGGCTTCTTCGTCGAGACCGCGCCGCTGCCCGAGGGCGGCGGTGGCGGGAACATCGTCAACGTGATCCTCGTCGACTTCAGAGCCCTCGATACGTTGGGCGAGATATCGGTGGTCGCGATGGCGGCGATCTCGGTCGTCACTCTCATCGCGATGCGGGGTCGGGGTGAGTCGTCGTGA
- a CDS encoding MnhB domain-containing protein — protein MSARDATVIARTVSRIVFPLILLTAFALLLQGHNRPGGGFIAGVLTAVAFALLMIIYGFDYIESELLGRETDGAVAAAFTIVTDNSLVFALGLALAVGSGLVAMVFGLPFLTQTVVFLHDLPVYHELELASAFVFDLGVYLVVVGALLTVLTVVGAE, from the coding sequence GTGAGCGCCCGCGACGCGACCGTGATCGCCCGGACCGTCAGCCGGATCGTCTTCCCGTTGATACTGCTGACGGCGTTCGCGCTCCTCCTCCAGGGCCACAACCGGCCGGGCGGCGGGTTCATCGCGGGCGTGCTCACCGCGGTGGCCTTCGCCCTCCTCATGATCATCTACGGCTTCGATTACATCGAGAGCGAACTCCTCGGTCGTGAAACCGACGGTGCGGTCGCCGCCGCCTTCACGATCGTCACGGACAACAGCCTCGTCTTCGCGCTCGGCCTCGCCCTCGCCGTCGGGAGCGGCCTCGTCGCGATGGTCTTCGGGCTCCCCTTCCTCACCCAGACGGTCGTCTTCCTCCACGACCTCCCGGTCTACCACGAACTCGAACTCGCGAGCGCGTTCGTCTTCGACCTGGGGGTCTACCTCGTGGTCGTCGGCGCGCTGCTCACGGTGCTCACGGTGGTGGGTGCGGAATGA
- a CDS encoding sodium:proton antiporter, giving the protein MTQFVLAAVLGLLFAFGTFLVLRRDILRVVWGVVIYSQAANVYLITMGGLSGVAPIISGHAVENPDTVTDPLVQALVLTAIVISFGTTAFALVLTYRIHEEHGTIDLQKLGETGGES; this is encoded by the coding sequence ATGACCCAGTTCGTACTCGCGGCCGTCCTCGGCCTTCTGTTCGCGTTCGGCACCTTCCTCGTGCTCCGACGCGACATCCTCCGGGTGGTCTGGGGCGTGGTGATATACTCCCAGGCCGCGAACGTCTACCTCATCACGATGGGTGGGCTCTCGGGCGTCGCGCCGATCATCTCGGGCCACGCCGTCGAGAACCCGGACACCGTCACCGACCCGCTGGTCCAGGCGCTGGTGCTCACCGCCATCGTGATCAGCTTCGGTACCACCGCGTTCGCGCTCGTGCTGACCTACCGGATCCACGAGGAGCACGGCACGATCGACCTCCAGAAACTCGGCGAGACGGGCGGTGAGAGCTGA